The following is a genomic window from Meriones unguiculatus strain TT.TT164.6M chromosome 7, Bangor_MerUng_6.1, whole genome shotgun sequence.
GGAAGGAGCAGGACAGGCCTCCTAGACTGGAGTCGCCCAGAGATGAGGGAATCTTGGGCTGAAGAGAACGATCTCTCGCCCTACACAAGACGGGGCCTCAGAAGCCCCCAGTCTGCTCCTCAGGCTCTCGAGCGAGTGTCTCTTCTCACTCTACCACCCTAGTCCAAAAGAGAAGACAGGGGAGGGTCTGCCAGCTCCGAGGAGCCCAGCTCGGGGATAGAACCAAGAGCCGAACTCCCAAGTGAAGCGCCTCCAGGCAGAGTTCCCCAGCCTACCCGAAAGACCCTGCAGAGGGTGCAGGAGCGGTGGAGGGGTCCTCTGGCTCCCCTCAGCTGGGGAGGGCTGGGTGTCCAGCCTGCCCCACCgagcagggggaggggagcactCCCACAGGTCCCCCGCTCTCCTGGCACAGCACACCCCAGCTGCTCCGGCCGCGGGTCCAGCGAGGGGCTCCCCGGGAGGGGCGTCCCGCCAGGACGGTGGGAACCCACCTGCGCGCCCTCTGGGTCACCTGTCCCGGAGGTCGCCTCCTCCGGCCAAGTTCCGCGGCTAAAGGAACGACGCGCGGCCGCGCCCCCCTCCCTCCCCGGACGCCCCGAGAAAGTTCGGCGTCCACGCTCTCCCGGGGTGGGGGGCGGCACGCCGGCCGCGAGCGGTGGGAGCCGCGCTCTCCGGCCAGGGTCCGGCAGCGGCCCGGGAGGCCCAGGAGGCGCGGCTCCCAGGCGCAGCCTTCGGGACTGAGGCCTCGCCCCGGGGCGGGGGCGGGAGGGCCACGGTGGGCCGCGGCGAAGCGGGGCGCGCTCGGGGTGCCGGGGAACCCGGGTCCGGGCGCCTCCCGGGCCGCCGCCGCCAGGCCCAAGCGGCCGAGGGCAGCGCACGCGCGCCAAGACGGCCGGGCAGGCTCGGCGGCCGCGGCCCTCCGGAGCCCGTGCCGCGGGGACTTGCCCCGCACCCCCGCCAGGAAAAGCCTCGGCGCGCGCCTCCCCTGAGAGTACGCACTTGCCGCGTCCCGGCGCCTCCGCGCCGAGCCGGGCCGCCGCGCTCCGGGCTCGCGAAGGTGGCTGCGTTCGGGCGCTCCAGTCTCGACGTTCCCGGGGCGGAGAGCGACGTCCGGGGACGAACGGGACGGGTGCGCCCGGCGGCCGGGGCTACGCCGGGCGAGGCGAGCGGCGGGAGGGGAGCGCTCCCGCGTTCGGGCAACAGCTACCCCTAGTGGGAGAGCCGCCCGGGCCGGCGCCGCCCCGCGCCCGCTgccccgcgcccgccgccccgcgccccgcgcccgcCGCGCCCCGGGGCCGCCCCGGGCCGAGGCCCCGCGGCGCCCGCGCCCGCCCCCCGGGCCACCCGAGCCGGGAGCCCGGCCGCCCGCCGGCCCTGCCCTCGGCGCCTCCCGGCCGGAGCCGCGGGACCGCCGGCCCGGGGGCCGCGGCGAAGGCGCCCGGCGCGAGCGCGATGGGACGGGGCGGGCGCGGCGCGGGCCGGGGCGGCGCGCGGCGGGCTCGGGCCGCGGCGGGGGGCGCGGAGCGCGGTGTGCGTGGCGGGGCGGTGCGGGGGGCGGCCGTGTGCGAGGCGCGAGTGTGAGCGCGCGCGGGAGGCGGGCGGACGGGCTGCGGCAGGCAAGCGGCGCCCGCGGGCGGGCGAGCGGCGCGGGCGGCGGGAGCCCAAAGTTGCCTCCTCGCGGGCCCGCGGCCCCGGCGGGGGCTACGGCCCGGGCCCGGCCGAGCGGCGCCCGCGGTCCCCGGGCAGCGACCCCGCACGAGCGGCGGCGGCGTGGGCGGAGTTGGCGGCGGCGGCGCGCGGGAAGCGAACCGGAGCTCCGGCGCGGCGCGGCGGCCGCCGGGGAACTCGGCTCAGGTGCGCGGCGAGGGGGGCGCGGGCCGGGAGCCGCCCGCGGGGAGCCGGGAGGTGCGAGGCGCTCGCGCAGGCTAGCCCGCTGCCGCCGCGCACTGCCCTGCCCCGGGATCCCGCTCGCGCGGTCCCCGGCCGCGGCGGCTCTGGGGTCCCCCGCCCCTGGGAGCCGGCTGCGGGGCTCGGGCCCGCCCCTGCCAGCCCCGGGACGCCCCGCTCCACCCTCGGCCAGCCCGCGCCCGCCCCGGACCCGGGGTTTCTGGGGCCTTGGCCGCGCCCCTGGGTGATCCCTCAGGGCTCAAGTTGCAAGGGGGCGGGCCCCGGCCGGAGGTGGAGTCTCCCGCCAATTCAAGCTTTAGCTATAAATTGAGCTCCCTAAGCCACCGCAGGCCAGATGCCGCGGCAGGCCGCCTCGCGGTTGGTGGTCGGAGGAGGTGAAGGGCCCCCAGGGGCCTCGGGGCCCGCGGCCACCATGCTCCGCTCCCTGCTGCTTCACTCTCTGAGGCTCTGCGCCCAGACCGCCTCGTGCCTCGTGCTCTTCCCGCGCTTCCTGGGCACGGCCTTCATGCTCTGGCTTTTAGATTTCCTGTGCATCCGCAAGCATTTCCTACGCCGTCGACAACCCGAGCACCCCGAGCCCGAGGCAGAGCTCAACAGCGAAGGCGAGGAGGTGCCCCCCGACGACCCGCCCATCTGCGTATCGGACGACAACCGTCTGTGTACCCTGGCCTCTCTCAAGGCCGTGTGGCATGGCCAGAAGTTGGATTTCTTCAAGCAGGCCTATGAGGGTGGCCCAGCGCCCAACTCGGAGGTCGTCCGTCCTGACGGCTTCCAGAGCCAGCGCATCCTTGACTATGCCCAAGGGAGCCGCCCGCTCGTGCTCAATTTTGGCAGCTGCACCTGACCACCGTTCATGGCGCGAATGAGCGCCTTCCAGCGCCTGGTCACCAAGTACCAGCGCGACGTCGACTTCCTCATCATCTACATAGAGGAAGCCCACCCGTCCGACGGCTGGGTCACCACAGATTCCCCCTACGTCATCCCCCAGCACCGCAGCCTGGAGGACCGGGTGAGCGCAGCAAGAGTGCTGCAGCAAGGCGCACCTGGCTGCGCCCTGGTCCTGGACACGATGGCCAACTCCAGCAGCTCCGCCTACGGTGCCTATTTTGAGCGTCTCTACGTCGTCCAGAGCGGCACCATCATGTACCAGGGAGGCCGCGGCCCCGACGGGTACCAGGTGTCCGAGCTGCGCACTTGGTTGGAACGCTATGAGGAGCAGTTGCATGGCCCCGGGCCACAGAGATTCTAAATAACTGAGGGACACGTGGCTGAGCCTGGCGGGCTGGGTCTTCGGGCCTGGGAGGCCCATACGCAAGCGCTCCAAAGGAGTCAAGGTTGTTGGGGTCCCCGTGACACAGACGCGCACACCCACAGAACTCAGGCTGAGTCTGGCGCTCAGCTACCTAGAGACTTTCACCCTGGAGACTGTGCTCTAGTGACTCCCTTTTGTACCTTTCTGGCTTGCTCTCAGGAGCGTTACTGTGGCTGGAACTGGCAGCTTTGTCCCTGCTGGACTTCCTGACACCTGCTCCCAGcgctccttcagcaaagtgcgaTGGTCCCCAGCATCCCACAGCTCAGACTTGTTGACCACGCCCGCGCGCCCTAGGCGCAGCTGGGTTCCAGCAGCGCCACAGGCTCTAGCTAGTTGCCTGGCACCCACCTGTCGCGCGAGCGCGCGCGCGCAGGGAGTCCTGCtgcttttgtgtttatttcttatccctgggttgggggaggggctcGGGATAGGGCAGGGTGGGCAGGGTACTTTCCCTCTCTAGCTTTGGGAGCGCTGGAGCTTGGCTGCTGATGACGAGCCGTCTCTAACTGGGCTTGACCACGGGTCGGCTCTGAACTGCAGGAGGGCTGGAAACAGCACCTGAAGTAAGAGGGGAAGAGTGCGCTGGGTCCCACGGGGAACCGTCAAAGACGGGGTAGAAGAGGGACATGGTAAGGGTTGGGTTTGGGGAGCAAAGGACTTGGCTTGGGCCAAGAAGCAGGGCCCCAGAGGGAGGCTAGGACTTCTTGGAGAAGTGAGATGAGTTCAAAGACACGGagatggggaagagcctggaagtcCCGGGCAGAGAGCGCACGGGTTGTGGGGCGGGGTGAAGACAAGTCAGTGACTCTGGTGTTGGAAACATTCCTTGTGTATAGACGTTTAAGCTTCAGTATTAAAGACTTGAAGGGAGTTGCTCTGAT
Proteins encoded in this region:
- the Dio3 gene encoding thyroxine 5-deiodinase, coding for MPRQAASRLVVGGGEGPPGASGPAATMLRSLLLHSLRLCAQTASCLVLFPRFLGTAFMLWLLDFLCIRKHFLRRRQPEHPEPEAELNSEGEEVPPDDPPICVSDDNRLCTLASLKAVWHGQKLDFFKQAYEGGPAPNSEVVRPDGFQSQRILDYAQGSRPLVLNFGSCTUPPFMARMSAFQRLVTKYQRDVDFLIIYIEEAHPSDGWVTTDSPYVIPQHRSLEDRVSAARVLQQGAPGCALVLDTMANSSSSAYGAYFERLYVVQSGTIMYQGGRGPDGYQVSELRTWLERYEEQLHGPGPQRF